A genomic segment from uncultured Desulfuromonas sp. encodes:
- a CDS encoding DUF3108 domain-containing protein, with protein sequence MMYCLIALPICLPLLLMAAKHRFFTLSKMLILSVFLIHGGAALATPAQAAAYPPGEVLHYVLKWGVIPAGKATLSVEPLESVDGTLCHHFVLQARTNDTLDVFFKVRDRIDAFAQYGLQRSHLYRKKQQEGRHKKDVVVRFDWQQGTATYRDKDKEKKPIDLLPGSLDPLSAFYALRNERLVVGEALRLAVTDGKKNVLGEARVIRKETITIADRAYPTILVEPDLKQVGGVFKKSKDAKIQVWLTDDERRIPVRLKSKVYIGSFIADLIDQELPAAMTGPSG encoded by the coding sequence ATGATGTATTGCCTTATAGCCCTGCCAATTTGTCTGCCGCTGTTGTTAATGGCTGCGAAGCATCGTTTTTTTACTCTCTCGAAGATGCTTATTCTGAGTGTTTTCCTGATCCACGGCGGGGCAGCATTGGCGACGCCTGCCCAGGCAGCAGCATACCCGCCCGGAGAAGTGTTGCACTACGTTCTCAAGTGGGGTGTGATCCCGGCCGGAAAAGCGACCCTGTCAGTGGAACCGTTAGAGTCGGTAGACGGAACGCTGTGCCATCATTTCGTTTTGCAGGCTCGCACCAACGATACTCTTGACGTGTTCTTTAAAGTCCGTGACCGGATTGATGCATTTGCTCAATATGGCTTGCAGAGAAGTCACTTATATCGCAAGAAGCAACAGGAGGGGCGGCATAAAAAAGATGTTGTGGTTCGCTTTGACTGGCAGCAGGGAACGGCAACGTATCGCGACAAGGATAAAGAGAAAAAGCCGATTGATCTGTTGCCCGGCAGTCTTGATCCGTTATCGGCTTTTTATGCTCTGCGTAACGAACGGCTGGTTGTTGGTGAAGCCCTGCGGCTCGCGGTGACGGATGGCAAGAAGAACGTGCTTGGCGAAGCCCGTGTGATTCGTAAGGAAACGATAACGATTGCGGATCGTGCTTATCCGACCATTTTGGTTGAACCGGACCTGAAACAGGTTGGTGGCGTGTTCAAAAAGAGTAAGGATGCCAAAATTCAGGTTTGGCTGACGGATGACGAGCGGCGTATCCCGGTACGGTTAAAGAGTAAAGTTTATATCGGCAGTTTTATTGCTGATTTAATCGATCAAGAGTTGCCTGCGGCGATGACAGGCCCCTCTGGGTGA